The following DNA comes from Chthoniobacterales bacterium.
AGTTCATCGAATCGCTCAAACTGTTCTCTCACTTGGCGAACGTCGGAGATGCCAAAAGTCTGGCCATTCACCCGGCCACGACTACGCACTCCCAACTCAACGAGGAACAGCAGCGCGCGGGCGGCATCACGCCGGAACTGATCCGCCTTTCGATTGGCCTCGAGGATCCAGCCGATCTGATCGAAGACATCGATCAGGCTCTCGCTGCAGCCGCAAATTAGGGAGACCATGTCGAAGAGCGTCGGAACGGTCGAAACGCAGTTTCTGACTTTCGGCAGCGCGGCGGATCCGTTCGTCACCACCGACGGCGGCCGCTTGCCTGCCGTGACCTTGGCCTACGAGACCTACGGCACGCTCAACGCGGATGCCAGCAACGCAATACTGCTCTTCCACGCGCTGAGCGGCAGCCAGCATGCCGCCGGAACAAACAGGTCCGTTCCCGGACTCGACGGACGTTGGACCGACGAATTGCACACGGGCTGGTGGGACGGCTTCATCGGCCCGGGGCGCGCGTTGGACACGACCAAATATTTTGTCATCTGCGCGAACTATCTTGGCGGTTGCTACGGCTCCACGGGTCCGTCTTCGACCGATCCCGCGACGGGAAAACCTTACGGAAGCAATTTTCCGCGGGTCACGGTGCACGACATCGTCCGTTCGCAGTTGCCATTGCTGGAATATTTCGGGATCGAAAACCTCCATGCCGTGGTAGGAACGTCGCTCGGCGGAATGATGGCCATCGATCTTGCCGTCCACTATTCCGGGCGAGTCAAAAACGTCATCACGATCGGCACGGGCTTGCGTTCTCACGGCCTGCAGCAAATGCACAATCTCGAGCAGATCATCGCCATCACCCGCGACCCGGATTTCCTTGGCGGCGACTATTACGGGACCCCCGGTCCGGTCCACGGCCTCGCCTTGGCGCGCATGATCAGCCACAAAACGTTTCTTTATGCCGATGTTATTGAGGAACGGGCGCGCGTCGATATCGTCCAGCCCGAGGTCAATCTGCCGTGGTATGAGATCTCCAGCGTTCTCGAAAGCTACATGCTCTACCAGGGCCAAAAGTTCGTGAAGCGCTTCGATGCAAACAGCTATCTCCGGATCATCGACGCTTGGCAGCAGTTCGACCTTTACGAGGACGCCCGCAAAGCCGGTGTCCAGCCTTTGTTCGCCAGATGCACAAACCAGCACTACCTGGTGTTCAGCATCGACAGCGATTGCTGCTTCTACCCGGATTACCAGACCGAGATCTGCGCCGAACTGAAGAAAGCGAATGTCCCGCACCTCCGCCTGACCGTGCATTCGGAAAAAGGGCACGACTCTTTCTTGCTCGAGCCCAAACTTTACACGCCGCACTTGGCGTATGCCTTGAGTCACTGATTCGTCCGGCAGAGAAACCTCCGCACGAGCATTGCGGCGGCAACAGCCAGACCGATTGCCAGACCGATCCAAATGCCCTTTGCTCCCATGCCGCGGTCGATTGCCATCCAGCAGCCGAACGGTAACGCAACGAGCCAGTAGGCCGCGATCGTCACGAGCATGGGACCTTTCGTGTCCCGCAGGCCACGCAGCAGACCGGAACCGACGACCTGCACACCATCGACGAGCTGGAAAATTCCCGCGATGACAAGCAGCGAAGCGGCCAGCGCGATCACCGCCGGATCCCGCACGAACATGGCGGCGATCGCCTCATTGGCGAAAAGGAAAATCAGGGCGAAGGCCGTCATGAAAACCAGGCCCGCAGCCCAGGCGCCCGCGGCGATGGGCCGAAGCAAGTCACGGCGGCCGGCGCCGATTGCCTGGGCGACGCGCACCGTCGATGCCATGGCGATTCCCAGGGGAAACATGAAGGTCAATGAAGCGCACGTTATGGCGATCTGGTGGGCGGCCAGGGAAATCTCGCCGATGTGGCCGACAACAAGCGCAGCCACGGTGAAGGCCCCGATCTCGGCAAGAAGCTGGAGTCCGGCCGGCATACCCAGGCGCAGCACTTCGACTTGTTCCTGCCAAAGCGATCTTGTGAAGCGCACGGGCTCGCAAGGTCGGGACCGGCTGAAGCGGATGAAACACGCCAGAGCCCCCGCAGTGGCAAGACGACTCAAAAATGTCGCCACCCCCGCGCCCGTGAGGCCGAGGGCAGGAGCACCCAGCTTGCCGTATATGAAGATCCAGTTGAGAAACACATTGAGAAGCACGCCGCAGAGCATGATCCAGAATGCCGGCCAAGGGCGCGACTGCGCGTCGAGATAATTCCGCCCGGCCGCGGTTATCCACGCGGGGACGAGTGACCAACCGACAATGACCAGATAGCCGCGCGCTTCCTCGACAACTCCCGGCGCCTGCCCGAGGTGGTGAAACAGCGGATAAATCGCCTGCAGGAAAGCCGCCGCCGCAACTCCGCCCAAAAGTGCAATCGTTGTTCCCGCATGCAGCGCACGCGCCATGGCAGGCTCCACACCGGCACCGTGGGCATGCGAGACGCGGACCGAGACCGCCGTCAAAACCCCGTATCCCGCAACCGCGACCACAAGCAGGATATTGTTGGCAAATGCGCATGCCGCCAGCGCAAGCGTGCCGACGTGGCCGACCATGATTGTATCCGCGACACCCATCAGCATCTGGCCGACTTGGCCGGCGGTGATCGGCGTAGCGAGTCGGACGGTCGGGCGAAGCTCGCGGAGCGTGCTCCTGCAAAAATTCATCAAGTCGGCACTGTGGACAAATGTGCGCACCTCGTCGAGGTCTTGCCCCGGAGGCCCGGCATTTGCATGATGGGCCTGTGGAAAAGGACGCACTTCAGTTTCTCGAAAGCCTCATCAATACGCCTTCGCCGTCGGGCTTCGAGATCGCCGCGCAACGCGTCTGGGCCGACTACCTGCGTCCGCATTGCGATGAATTCCGGACCGATGCCTACGGCAACGCCTTCGCCCGACTGGGGGAATCCGATCAACGCCCCCATGTCGTGCTCGCCGGCCACGTCGATGAACTCGGTTTCATGGTCTCGCACATCAATGACGACGGTTTCCTTTTCGTTCAGGGCATCGGCGGCGTCGACCGCGCGCTTTTCCGCGGACAACGTGTGCGTGTCCACGGGCCCAAGGGATCGATCCCCGGTGTGACCGGCTCGCTCGCGATCCACCTGCAAGAACCCGACGACCGGAAGAAGGTGCCCGAACTGCACGAGATGTATGTTGATATCGGTGCCACCTCGAAAGCCGAAGCCGGCAAGCACGTGCGGGTGGGGGATGCGATCACTTACGCGGACGGCTTCGAAAGGTTGGAAAACAACCGCGTTGCCGCCCGGGGCTGCGACAACCGCATCGGCGTCTGGTCCGCCGGCGAGGCATTGCGCCTGCTTTCGAAAAAGCCTCCCGCCTGTCGCGTGACAGCCGTTTCGACCGTTCAGGAGGAAAACGGACTTTACGGCGCGACGATGGCAGCTTACGCGCTAAAGCCCGATATCGCGCTGGTCGTCGATGTCACCCATGGAACCGACATCCCGAATTGCTCCAAGCCGAAACATGGCGACGTCCGGCTCGGCAAAGGCCCGGTCATTTCTCTGGGCAGTTCGAATCATCCCTTGGTCGTGCAACGCCTGCTCGACGTCGCGGCAAAGGAAAAGATCCCGGTGCAGCGAGAGGCCAATCCGCGCCGAACGGGAACGGATGCGGATGCTTTCTTCCTCCAGCGGGGAGGCATTCCGACGGCATCTCTCGGACTGCCCAACCGCTACATGCATTCGCCCGTCGAGGTGATCGATCTCGACGATCTGTCGGCCATGGCGAAACTGCTTGCCGCGTTTTGCCGCTCGGTCAAACCGGGCGAATCCTTCCACGTCACAATCTGATTTTTACCATGAGCAAACCCGTCTCCGATTTTATCCGCCATCATTACCGCCACTTCAACGCCGCGGCCCTCATCGACGCCGCGGATGCCTACGGCAAACTCATCGACAGCGGCGGCAAAATGCTTGTTTCCCTCGCAGGAGCGATGAGCACAGCCGAGCTCGGCCTCTCTCTCGCCGAGATGATCCGGCGCGACAAGGTGAGCATCATCTCCTGCACGGGCGCGAACCTCGAGGAAGACATCTTCAATCTCGTGGCCCACGACTACTACGAGCGCGTGCCGCATTACCGCGACCTTACTCCGGCTGACGAACAGGCCCTGCTCGACCGCCACATGAACCGCGTCACCGACACCTGCATCCCGGAAATGGAGGCGATGCGCCGCCTCGAAGGAGCTGTGCTCGAACAATGGATGGCGGCCGACGCGTCCGGCGAACGCTACTTCCCGCATGAGTTCTTCTACCGCGTCCTCAAATCCGGGGCGCTGGAGAAGTATTATCAGATCGATCCCAAGGACTCATGGATGATCGCCGCGATGGAGAAAAACATACCGATCATCGTTCCGGGTTGGGAAGACTCCACACTGGGCAACATGTATGCGTCCCACGTCATCACCGGCGAAATCAAAAACGTCCACACGGTCCGCACCGGCATCGAATACATGATGCAGTTGGCAAAATGGTATCAGGACACCGCTCCGACACCGGTCGGCTTTTTCCAGATCGGCGGCGGTATTGCCGGGGACTTTCCGATCTGCGTTGTTCCCATGCTGCACCAAGATCTCCAACTCGAAGACATTCCGGTGTGGGCCTATTTCTGCCAGATCAGCGATTCCACAACGAGCTACGGGTCCTATTCCGGCGCCGTCCCCAACGAAAAAATTACTTGGGGCAAATTGGCCGCGGACACGCCAAAGTTCATTGTTGAGTCCGACGCCACCATTGTTGCCCCTTTGATCTTCGCCCTTATTCTCGGCTGGTAAAAGATGATCCGCGACTTGGAACAGGGCGAGGGGAGCGGAAGTCCGCGCAATGTTCTTGGCGGTCCGCTGCAACCGTGCAGCTTCGACCCTCAGACCGGATTCTTCCGCGATGGACATTGCCACACCTGCGCGCAGGATCATGGATCCCACACCATTTGTGCGGTGATGACCGCTGAATTTCTCGCCTTCTCGAAGGCGCGCGGCAACGACCTTTCAACGCCCGTTCCCCAATACGATTTTCCAGGACTCAGGCCCGGGGACCACTGGTGCCTGTGCGCGGGGCGATGGCTCGAAGCCTACGAAGCCGGGATGGCCCCACGGGTGAACCTCGAGGCCACCAATGAAGCCGCGTTGTCCATCGTGCCCCTTGACGCCCTCCAGGCGCACGCGATTTGACGACTGTCGGCGAGGGCGCCGACTCCGCGTAGCTGCAGCGCCGAGGTTTATTTCGCTTTCTTAACGCGCACGGCCTTGAAGCGGCCGATCTGCGGCAGTTTTCCGATCAGCGGTTTGGCGTAGGCGATGAAAGCCGACGTCACATCATTACCGGCTTCGGCGATGAACTTGTCGGGCATATGGCGGGTTTCTTTGGACACCTTGCGGAGTTCAACCAATCCGTAAACGGGCGCATATTTTTTGCCGGGCTTGCGGTTGATGGTCACCGAACCGCTCTGCGTTTTGCCGGCAACAGCATGACGGACAGCCAGCTTGCCAACCTCGCGAGCCTCGGCGGAATCAACGGATGAAGCAACATCCGGAAACGAACGCTGCAAATAACCGAAGGTGTCGGCCCGCACACGGGAAATCTTGGTCTTCGACTTGATGATTCCCGCCAAAAGATCGCCGAGCGCACCGGAACCGCTGAGTTGCACATTCCCGTGCGAATCAACTTCCTTGCTCAGCTTGGCGGCGATAGCGGTGCCATGTTTGTCGCAGATACCCTCCGACACCGCGACGACGCAACGTCCGAGCTTGTTGTGAACCGCCTCGACATCCTTGGCGAAGCGGTCCTCGTCGAACGGGCGCTCGGGCAAATAAACGAGGTGGGGGCCGTCATCGGGGTAAACACGCGCCAGCGCCGCGGCAGCGGTGAGAAACCCTGCATGCCGGCCCATTATGACGTTGATTTTCACGCCCGGCAGCGCGCGATTGTCGAGATTGTCGCCCATGAAGGCTTCGGCGACAAAACGTGCGCCGCTTCCGAAGCCCGGTGTGTGGTCGTTCTCACGCAGGTCGTTGTCGATCGTTTTGGGAATGTGAAAACACTGCAGCGGGTAGTTGTTGGCCCTGGCTTCCTCGTTGATGATGTGCGTGGTCTCGGCCGTGTCGTTGCCGCCGATGTAGAAAAAGTAGCGGACATCGTATTTCTGCAGGACTTTGAAGATAGCAAGACAGTCGTCCTTGGTTGGTTTTTTGCGCACCGAGCCGAGCGCGGAAGAAGGTGTCTTGGCCACGGCTTCCAAGGTGGCAGCGTTCTCCTTGCGCAGATCGATGAAGTTTTCGCCGAGAATACCGGCGATCCCGTGCAGGGAGCCGTAGATGTTTTTGATTTGTTTGTGCTTTTTCGCCTCGAGGACCGCGCCGATGAGGCTCTGGTTGATGACCATGGTCGGTCCGCCGCTCTGGGCAATGACCATGTTTCCGACAGGAGCAGTGGTTTTAGCCATATTGAAAACAATCAGGGTAATCGCCGGTTTTTGTGGCGTCGAGGCTTGCCTCAGGGAGCCAGGCGCTTGATTTCCCAGCAGCCCTTTTCGCTCCGCGAGTAGCGGAAACGATCGTGCAGCCGGTTCTCGCGCCCCTGCCAGAATTCGAACTCTGTGGGCACAACGCGGAATCCGCCCCA
Coding sequences within:
- a CDS encoding deoxyhypusine synthase; the protein is MSKPVSDFIRHHYRHFNAAALIDAADAYGKLIDSGGKMLVSLAGAMSTAELGLSLAEMIRRDKVSIISCTGANLEEDIFNLVAHDYYERVPHYRDLTPADEQALLDRHMNRVTDTCIPEMEAMRRLEGAVLEQWMAADASGERYFPHEFFYRVLKSGALEKYYQIDPKDSWMIAAMEKNIPIIVPGWEDSTLGNMYASHVITGEIKNVHTVRTGIEYMMQLAKWYQDTAPTPVGFFQIGGGIAGDFPICVVPMLHQDLQLEDIPVWAYFCQISDSTTSYGSYSGAVPNEKITWGKLAADTPKFIVESDATIVAPLIFALILGW
- a CDS encoding MATE family efflux transporter, producing the protein MNFCRSTLRELRPTVRLATPITAGQVGQMLMGVADTIMVGHVGTLALAACAFANNILLVVAVAGYGVLTAVSVRVSHAHGAGVEPAMARALHAGTTIALLGGVAAAAFLQAIYPLFHHLGQAPGVVEEARGYLVIVGWSLVPAWITAAGRNYLDAQSRPWPAFWIMLCGVLLNVFLNWIFIYGKLGAPALGLTGAGVATFLSRLATAGALACFIRFSRSRPCEPVRFTRSLWQEQVEVLRLGMPAGLQLLAEIGAFTVAALVVGHIGEISLAAHQIAITCASLTFMFPLGIAMASTVRVAQAIGAGRRDLLRPIAAGAWAAGLVFMTAFALIFLFANEAIAAMFVRDPAVIALAASLLVIAGIFQLVDGVQVVGSGLLRGLRDTKGPMLVTIAAYWLVALPFGCWMAIDRGMGAKGIWIGLAIGLAVAAAMLVRRFLCRTNQ
- a CDS encoding 6-phosphofructokinase; protein product: MAKTTAPVGNMVIAQSGGPTMVINQSLIGAVLEAKKHKQIKNIYGSLHGIAGILGENFIDLRKENAATLEAVAKTPSSALGSVRKKPTKDDCLAIFKVLQKYDVRYFFYIGGNDTAETTHIINEEARANNYPLQCFHIPKTIDNDLRENDHTPGFGSGARFVAEAFMGDNLDNRALPGVKINVIMGRHAGFLTAAAALARVYPDDGPHLVYLPERPFDEDRFAKDVEAVHNKLGRCVVAVSEGICDKHGTAIAAKLSKEVDSHGNVQLSGSGALGDLLAGIIKSKTKISRVRADTFGYLQRSFPDVASSVDSAEAREVGKLAVRHAVAGKTQSGSVTINRKPGKKYAPVYGLVELRKVSKETRHMPDKFIAEAGNDVTSAFIAYAKPLIGKLPQIGRFKAVRVKKAK
- a CDS encoding DUF2237 domain-containing protein, which produces MIRDLEQGEGSGSPRNVLGGPLQPCSFDPQTGFFRDGHCHTCAQDHGSHTICAVMTAEFLAFSKARGNDLSTPVPQYDFPGLRPGDHWCLCAGRWLEAYEAGMAPRVNLEATNEAALSIVPLDALQAHAI
- a CDS encoding homoserine O-acetyltransferase; this translates as MSKSVGTVETQFLTFGSAADPFVTTDGGRLPAVTLAYETYGTLNADASNAILLFHALSGSQHAAGTNRSVPGLDGRWTDELHTGWWDGFIGPGRALDTTKYFVICANYLGGCYGSTGPSSTDPATGKPYGSNFPRVTVHDIVRSQLPLLEYFGIENLHAVVGTSLGGMMAIDLAVHYSGRVKNVITIGTGLRSHGLQQMHNLEQIIAITRDPDFLGGDYYGTPGPVHGLALARMISHKTFLYADVIEERARVDIVQPEVNLPWYEISSVLESYMLYQGQKFVKRFDANSYLRIIDAWQQFDLYEDARKAGVQPLFARCTNQHYLVFSIDSDCCFYPDYQTEICAELKKANVPHLRLTVHSEKGHDSFLLEPKLYTPHLAYALSH
- a CDS encoding M42 family metallopeptidase, which gives rise to MCAPRRGLAPEARHLHDGPVEKDALQFLESLINTPSPSGFEIAAQRVWADYLRPHCDEFRTDAYGNAFARLGESDQRPHVVLAGHVDELGFMVSHINDDGFLFVQGIGGVDRALFRGQRVRVHGPKGSIPGVTGSLAIHLQEPDDRKKVPELHEMYVDIGATSKAEAGKHVRVGDAITYADGFERLENNRVAARGCDNRIGVWSAGEALRLLSKKPPACRVTAVSTVQEENGLYGATMAAYALKPDIALVVDVTHGTDIPNCSKPKHGDVRLGKGPVISLGSSNHPLVVQRLLDVAAKEKIPVQREANPRRTGTDADAFFLQRGGIPTASLGLPNRYMHSPVEVIDLDDLSAMAKLLAAFCRSVKPGESFHVTI